The window ACGGCAGTACGGCGGTGAGCGACCTTCCGCCGACGGAAAGCCGAACGATTCATCCGGCTCCTCCAGGGGAATACACCGGACTCTCAAACCCTGTCCCCAAAACCCCTGAAAACATTATGCAGGGCAAGGGGTTTTATGCCGCCTATTGTTCACCCTGCCATGGCGGTAATTTCGATGGGAAGGGCCCCGCTGCTCGTGGGTATATTCCGGCGCCTGCCAATTTTGCCGATCCCACGACCATTGCCATGTTGCAGGAGAGCTATCTTTTCTGGCGAATTAAAAAGGGCGGGGTGGGTCTTCCGATTGAAGGAGCACCGTGGAAGTCTGCGATGCCTCGTTGGGAAGTTGAGTTACCCGATGAATGGATTTGGAAGATTATTATGGGCGAGTATGACGGAGCCCACCAGTCTCCGCGAACCTGGGAATAAGGGAGCAGCAGGGGGTGGATGGACACTAGGTGTATAGGGAGAATGAGGGCAGCATGAAACCGGCGAATCAGATAATACGGCAGGTTCTGCGCAGTGGGATCGGCGTGCTCACGGCTATCGTGGTGGGGGGGGCAACCCTCAGCTTTGCTCAAGAAAGTGTCTCGGTTCGAGCCACGCTGATGACGGGGGGAGTCCCCCTGGACGATCCGAACGCGGCAGCCTGGAGCAGTGCGCCGCCTGCCACGTTCCCAATGTCACCGCAAGTCCATTGGCAGAATCGTATCCAAGAAGTGACGGTGAAGGACGTCATCGTGCGCGCCTTGCATGACGGAAAACAGGTGGCTGTGCTCGTCGAATATACCGATCCGACCCAGGATCCTGATGATGCCGCAGCGCTTGAATTTATGGTGGGGGATAAGAAAGCGCACTTTGCCCACGGCCAACCGATGTCGCAGGTCGAGGGCGGGCCGGTCAATATCTGGTTCTGGAAAAACAAGACGGGCAAGGCCGTTGATATGAATGCAAAAGGCTTCGGTACGTTGAAGTCGCAAGAGCATCAGGATGTGAAAGCGAAGGGTACCTATTCAAACGGGACCTGGAAAGTCGTGTTTTCGCGGGATTTGTCGACTGGGCACACTGAGGAAGATGTGCAAATTACGCCGGGGCAATTCATCAACGTTGCCTTTGCCGTGTGGGATGGTCGGAAAGATGGTGCGGGAGACTTGGTGGAAAAGGGATCACAGAAGGCGGTCTCGTCCTGGTGGTATTTTCGAGCCGACGCTCCGCCGGATTATTCCGGCTATATGTATGCCGCGATCGCGGCAGCATTGGCCTTGGGATTTCAGTTTGTTCTGATCCGAAAACTCAAGAAAGGGCAGTCAGCATGAAGGCGGCACGGCTGGGTGTCATTGGATTAGCAGTGGGAATGATCGGGGGCGCGGCGTTGATCGCCGGAGGGTGTGCCAACGAACAAGAGAAGCGAGGCCACGAACTCTATACTCACTATTGCAGTGACTGTCACGGGGAAAGCGGCAAGCAGAACGAGGGTTTCAATTGGGCCGCTATGCCTGATCCCAAACCGAAAGATTTGTCCAATAAGTCTGAGATGAGCACATTCAAGGACGAGGATCTCTTCGCAACCATCTCACGCGATATGTTGGATACCACTGAAGAAGGTGGCGATACGATCGGTGACGACGATTTTGCCGTTCCCACCATGCCGACCTTCAAGTATACGCTGTCCGAGGATGAGGTCTGGGCGATCGTCGGGCATGTCCGCACATTGCACGGGATGAAGATGGAGTTCAATGTGGCGGGGCGAAAGTCGTCGCTTGAAGAAGGACTCAAGGCCGCACAGGCCAAGTTTGAACAAGCGAAGCAGGCCTATGAAGCGGCAGAGAAAAAAGCCAGTGATGAAGCTGAACGCAAGAGTGAACAATTAAAGAAGGACGTGGATGTAGACGAGTCTGCCTATGCAGCTGAACTAGCGACGATGGCGCAGACAAAAAAAGAGTTGGATCTTGCGCAGGTTGGGCTCAATAATTTCTCGACCAGGCCAGGCAAAGGTGTAAGTATTCCCAGGCCGGATCTGACGGTGAAACCAGCGGATGCTGCAAAATTAGTCGACCGTGGGAAACAACTCTACGAAAACAAGTACGGGTGCAACGGGTGCCATAACATTGCCGGAGAAGGTGGCAAGATTGGTCCTCAGCTCGATCGAGCCGGATTTCGGTTGAATGCTACCTGGATCTACCGTTGGCTGAAGAATCCACAAGCCATGGATGCGCATACTCGTATGCCGGCGTTGGGCTTCACTGATGCGGATGCGAAGGCGGTCACCTTGTATGTGGCCACGTTGCGAGCTCCAAAGGAGGAACCCGTCGTCCAGAAGCCAGTTGAGAAGCCGTAGCAGGCAAGTCATCGGCTTCTGTCCGAACAGCAAGTGAAGTCATGTAATGACTCTGAGGCGACTCGGACTACAGGGTATGTCAGACTTGCTGTAGGGACTGGAATCGACTGAGGCCTTAAGGGGTTTTGTTCTGTCAGTGTGGCAATCCTGTCAGCAATCCTAAGAGGATTGCAACGCCAGCCCAGATATGATGTCGGAACATGGCGAACGCGCGGGTGGGGGAGACTGGCTGTTGAAGGTCTCTCACCTGTTTTATAAAAAATAGTCCTACCCCCAATAGCGTACAATAGAAAGGCCATTGCAATTCGTTCAGCCAACCCGTGATGATCAAGAAGGTCAGCATGGTCCCAAAGGCAAGGCCTACACCGCGGTGGAGGCCTGAGCCAAGGTAGAGAGCAGCAGATTTGACCCCCACTCGCCGATCATCTTCGATATCTTGTACGGCATAGATCGTGTCATAGGCGATGGCCCACGCAGCGGTCGTACCAAAGAGGAGCCATGCGGAGACGTCCACGTGCTCCTGTACTGCAGCCCAGGCCATGATGGTGCCCCAGCCAAAGGCAATCCCCAACATCGCCTGAGGAATATGGATCCATCGTTTGGAGAAAGGATACAACGCCGCTAAACCCACCGCAATGGGAGAGAGCCAGGCGACGAGCGGGGGAAGGCCGAGCAGGAGACCGGCTGCAATCAGCAGTAACAGGCCAAGGAGGGCATAGGCCTGACGGCGGGATAATTCTCCGGCTGCCAGTGGCCGACTCTTGGTGCGGGTCACTTGTCGATCAAAGGTCTGATCAGCCAAGTCGTTCATAATGACGCCGGCGCTTCGCATAATGAATGCGCCACTGATAAACATCACGAGCAGCTTCAAGGATGGAATTCCTCGGGCTGCCAGAACCAGTGCCCACAGGCTGGGCAAGAGTAACAGATAGGTGCCGGTCTGGTTCGGTAGGCGGATCAATCTGGCTAGGGCAGGCCAAGGAACGACAGAGGAAGACGCAGAGGATGAAGCTGCTGGAGCGGACATACTTCGACCTTAGCCCAGCGGAAATTGGCTGTCAACGGGCCTTGACTGGTTGTGGCGCTACGGCGAATTCTGTATAACCACTCTGTGAAGACTCTCCAAACCTCTCCAAGCCGTTGGGTAAAGCTGAGTTGCGATCTTGTCCGCCGTTGTGCCGTTTCGGTGTTCATCCTGATCGCGGTCGGATGTACCGGATTCAATCGGACGCCATCGCCTAGTAGCCCGTCCGTGATTCCTCTGGCGCCGGCTATCTGGTTTTCACCCAGCGTCACTGCCGCTGAAGTGTCGTACGACACCCCCTGTGGTGAAAAGAGGATGATGGCGCTTGCTGATCGGTTGACCACGTCCGTTCCTAAAAAACTAAACAGTGTCTTCAGCCAGATTGTTACGCAAAATCAGGCTGATGAACCGCTCGCCTCGGATGGTGCGATTGAGGTTGGTGTCGGCATCAGACGGATCAATCTTGCCATTCCGCCGCAAGGCCATGGGAGCTATCCGGTCACGGCGACGGTGGGAATGGAAATGGTGTTTTTGGCACGTGATGGAACCGTGCTCTTCAGTAAGAAGTTGGATGGAGTTGGGCGTGGGACGGTCACAGTCGCCGAACAGTCTTGCGTGGTCGAAGGGTTGGATGGGATTGTCCAGGAGGCCATCGACTCGGTGGCGGATGGACTGGCAAAACAGATGGCGCTCTCGTCTCAGATACAAGCGTATGCTGCAACAAAAGATACATGGAAACCAATCACCGGCCGGTCCGGGCCTGACTCAGTGGCCCCGATCGCGGGGACGGTCGCAGTACCAGCCGCTGCAGCACCGGAAATCAGTCAACCAGTCCAGGTGACTCCTCCCGAACCGGTTCAGCCCGCACGACTCAGGTTTCGAACGATTATTCGGGATGAAAATCGTGACCAGTTTCTGGATCCTGAGGAATCCCTCACGATTGAGGTCGAAGTCAAAAATGAAGGGGCTGTAGAGGCCAAGGATGTCGCCGTTGTCGTTGAAGGAAAGGACGAGCTGGCCGGTGTTTTCCCGGATGACTTGGTGGTAGGGACGCTCCAACCGGGAGAAATCAAGCGAACCACGTTCACTAAACAAGTCGCGGCAACGCAATCAACCGGTTATGGAGAGCTGTCACTGAGTCTGCGGTCTGTCAGCCCACTGAGTCTTGTGTCACCTCCTAAGGTCTTTGCCTTCAGAGCAAAACCGAAGCAGCCTGATGGAACGACGGTTCCTGATGTGGATCAGCTGCCAAGCACACTCGCGGCGTTTAAGGAGCCGAAAGCCGTGATCATTACCATCGGAGTCGGACGCTTTCGTGACGAGCAGGTGCCGGTGGTCAGCCATGCCAGCCACGATGCGGCTGTGATGGCGGAATATTTCCATGCCATCGGGAACGTGCCGCGTGAACGGATGCGAGTACTGCTCGATCGCCAAGCCCAGTATGCAGACTTGGAAGAGACGTTTGAAAGATGGTTGCGCAAAAGGGCGGATGCGGCCACCGATCTCTATGTGTTTTTTTCCGGCCGTGCCTTGATTGATGGTCCGAATGGGACTGTGTCGCTGATGGCGTATGATGGCGCGCCTTCCGGTCAAACCGGACTCTATCCACTCCGCCGGCTGCAGGAGGCGATCCAACGACTTCCGGTTCGTCGAGCAGTGGTCTTCTTCGATGTTTCGTTGGATCCCGTTCCCGGTGTCGATCTTGCCACGATTTCCCGACCGGATTGGGAGTCAGGGCTCAGTGACGCGAGGAAGGATGTGGAGATGTGGATGGTGGGTAACCGGAAGTTGCAGGAAGCCCAGGCGCATGAGCAAGGCAAACACGGGTTGTTTACCTACTATCTCCTGAGAGGCCTGCAAGGGGTGGCCGATCTGAATCGCGATGAGACCGTAACGGCAGGGGAACTGTGCACCTATGCGAGAAGCCAGGTTATTCAGATCACTACAGAACAATTAAGAAGCAAACAGGAGCCTCTCTGCTTACCGCAAGTGGGTCGTGGTGGTATGGCGCGGATCTATCCTATGGCCAGGGGAAACAATCCCAAGCCCACGCCGATCCCGAAATCGCCGGAGACTTCCGCCGGGGTCTCAACGCCATCCCCCACGCTCATGCATGTTGGACCGTGATGGGCTGTGCCGGCACGGCAGACTACAATTGACAGCCACGCTGGTGGTCGTTATCATGCCGGAGTAGTTCCCGTCAGGTCACCCTCCAACTCTTATCAAGGTGCCGGCGTAGCTCAGTTGGTAGAGCAGCGGTTTCGTAAACCGCAGGTCGCCCGTTCAATCCGGGTCGCCGGCTCCATAGTGCGTAAAGCCACATCGACAATCCTTAGCGCTGGATGAATAGGTGTCGGTATTGCTCCGTTGAACGGGCGAACTGGGGGGATTCGAAGGGGGTGTGTCCCCTTCGTGGGGATCGTACAAGGGGGCTGGCCCCCTTCGTAGGAATCGGTGAGGCAGGCTTCAGGGCCGAACCGATGACGGGTTGTCCGTTCAATCCGGGTCGCCGGCTCCAATCCTTTTTAACCGTCGGGGTCAAGTAGCAAGTGCCACGGGTGAATGATGGCGCAACTACGCCTAATGATTAAGAGGTCGGATACCGTTTCTTACCTCTTGAACTACACCTGAGTTTCACCACTCACTCTATTCCGAATAGACGACCAGCAGAAGGCCAAAGAGAACGACGCATCCTCCCCACGCGATTTCCAACCGTTTCCTCACGAGTGGCGATGCGTCAGGCAACCAGGACGCCAGACCTTTTGATAAGCCCGCAC is drawn from Nitrospira sp. and contains these coding sequences:
- a CDS encoding cytochrome c, encoding MGALGKPIILMVGMYAFLKFVLPNIPGSAPLPSSLIFLYLLLTASGIVIFETLSGESKDAFWGPIQRFLTGENIGGLQALRYGVFILFPLLVGWQTYGSTAVSDLPPTESRTIHPAPPGEYTGLSNPVPKTPENIMQGKGFYAAYCSPCHGGNFDGKGPAARGYIPAPANFADPTTIAMLQESYLFWRIKKGGVGLPIEGAPWKSAMPRWEVELPDEWIWKIIMGEYDGAHQSPRTWE
- a CDS encoding c-type cytochrome, whose product is MKAARLGVIGLAVGMIGGAALIAGGCANEQEKRGHELYTHYCSDCHGESGKQNEGFNWAAMPDPKPKDLSNKSEMSTFKDEDLFATISRDMLDTTEEGGDTIGDDDFAVPTMPTFKYTLSEDEVWAIVGHVRTLHGMKMEFNVAGRKSSLEEGLKAAQAKFEQAKQAYEAAEKKASDEAERKSEQLKKDVDVDESAYAAELATMAQTKKELDLAQVGLNNFSTRPGKGVSIPRPDLTVKPADAAKLVDRGKQLYENKYGCNGCHNIAGEGGKIGPQLDRAGFRLNATWIYRWLKNPQAMDAHTRMPALGFTDADAKAVTLYVATLRAPKEEPVVQKPVEKP
- the ubiA gene encoding 4-hydroxybenzoate octaprenyltransferase, with protein sequence MSAPAASSSASSSVVPWPALARLIRLPNQTGTYLLLLPSLWALVLAARGIPSLKLLVMFISGAFIMRSAGVIMNDLADQTFDRQVTRTKSRPLAAGELSRRQAYALLGLLLLIAAGLLLGLPPLVAWLSPIAVGLAALYPFSKRWIHIPQAMLGIAFGWGTIMAWAAVQEHVDVSAWLLFGTTAAWAIAYDTIYAVQDIEDDRRVGVKSAALYLGSGLHRGVGLAFGTMLTFLIITGWLNELQWPFYCTLLGVGLFFIKQVRDLQQPVSPTRAFAMFRHHIWAGVAILLGLLTGLPH